In Haloterrigena turkmenica DSM 5511, a single genomic region encodes these proteins:
- a CDS encoding GNAT family N-acetyltransferase, translated as MGVIERPTFSSDASRRIYEYVERNGTVARHKVMDVVSLPSAEFESHLESLKADGYLEEDGGTLQIAVEFGAVAEHETNERTFVVRPGRQSDFDGLIETIRDVTAEETYVVAEAIAEELLYEDAVTRHNTVKSRMFFVATIDGDVVGWTHLDLPQVDQLRGTAQQTVGVREAHQGHGIGSKLLQRGLEWAEANGYRKVYNSVPITNDRALEFLTEHGWDTEAIRRNHYEIDGDPVDEVMMAREL; from the coding sequence ATGGGCGTGATAGAGCGGCCGACGTTTTCGTCCGACGCCAGCAGACGGATCTACGAGTACGTCGAGCGAAACGGCACCGTCGCGCGACACAAAGTGATGGACGTGGTGTCGCTGCCGTCCGCGGAGTTCGAGTCCCACCTCGAGTCGCTGAAGGCCGACGGCTACCTCGAGGAGGACGGCGGCACACTCCAGATTGCCGTCGAGTTCGGCGCGGTCGCGGAACACGAGACCAACGAGCGCACGTTCGTCGTCCGGCCGGGACGCCAGTCCGACTTCGACGGGCTCATCGAGACGATCAGGGACGTCACGGCCGAGGAGACCTACGTCGTCGCCGAGGCCATCGCCGAGGAACTCCTCTACGAGGACGCCGTCACCAGACACAACACCGTCAAGTCCCGAATGTTCTTCGTCGCGACGATCGACGGCGACGTCGTCGGCTGGACCCACCTCGACCTCCCGCAGGTCGATCAGCTTCGGGGGACCGCCCAGCAGACCGTCGGCGTCCGCGAGGCCCACCAGGGACACGGGATCGGAAGCAAACTCCTCCAGCGGGGCCTCGAGTGGGCCGAAGCCAACGGCTACCGGAAGGTGTACAACAGCGTGCCCATCACCAACGACCGCGCTCTCGAGTTCCTCACCGAACACGGCTGGGACACCGAGGCGATCCGCCGGAACCACTACGAGATCGACGGCGACCCCGTCGACGAGGTGATGATGGCCCGCGAGCTGTGA
- the aroA gene encoding 3-phosphoshikimate 1-carboxyvinyltransferase yields the protein MNVTITPSSVAGSARAPPSKSYTHRAILAAGYADEATVRDALWSADTQATARAVDLFGGDVTRAGDATLEIDGFDGRPEVPADVIDCANSGTTTRLVTAAAALADGTTVLTGDESLRSRPQGPLLEALTDLGAEAYSTRGNGLAPLVVTGPLSGGTVSIPGDVSSQYITALLMAGAVTDEGIEIDLETELKSAPYVDITLEVLADFGVDARETDEGFAVDGGQSYRPAGGEYAVPGDFSSISYPLAAGAIAGNEGDGVRIEGANPSAQGDTAIVEIVERMGADADWDRESGVIDVSSAPLTGIEVDVEDTPDLLPTIATLGAVADGDTRITNAEHVRYKETDRVSAMAEELGKLGVETTEERDSLTVHGSDSRLEGATVQGRADHRIIMALALAGLVAEGETTIEGADHVDVSFPGFFELLEELGVALERDGGQ from the coding sequence ATGAACGTCACGATCACGCCCTCGAGCGTCGCCGGATCGGCGCGGGCACCGCCCTCGAAGAGCTACACGCACCGAGCCATCCTCGCCGCGGGCTACGCCGACGAGGCGACGGTCCGGGACGCGCTCTGGAGCGCGGACACGCAGGCGACCGCACGCGCGGTGGATCTCTTCGGCGGCGACGTCACCCGGGCCGGGGACGCGACCCTCGAGATCGACGGCTTCGACGGGCGGCCCGAGGTCCCGGCGGACGTCATCGACTGTGCGAACAGCGGGACGACGACGCGCCTCGTCACGGCCGCGGCGGCGCTGGCCGACGGCACGACCGTCCTCACCGGCGACGAATCGCTGCGCTCGCGGCCCCAGGGCCCGCTGCTCGAGGCGCTGACCGATCTCGGCGCCGAAGCCTACAGCACCCGGGGCAACGGGCTGGCGCCGCTGGTCGTCACCGGGCCGCTCTCGGGCGGGACGGTCTCGATTCCGGGCGACGTCTCTTCCCAGTACATCACGGCCCTGCTGATGGCCGGCGCCGTCACCGACGAGGGGATCGAGATCGACCTCGAGACCGAGCTCAAGTCCGCGCCGTACGTCGACATCACGCTCGAGGTGCTCGCGGACTTCGGCGTCGACGCTCGCGAGACGGACGAGGGCTTCGCGGTCGACGGTGGCCAGTCCTACCGGCCCGCGGGCGGCGAGTACGCCGTCCCCGGCGACTTCTCGTCGATCTCGTACCCCCTCGCGGCGGGCGCCATCGCCGGTAACGAGGGCGACGGCGTCCGCATCGAGGGCGCCAACCCGAGCGCGCAGGGCGACACCGCCATCGTCGAGATCGTCGAGCGCATGGGCGCCGACGCCGACTGGGACCGCGAGAGCGGCGTCATCGACGTCTCGAGCGCTCCCCTCACGGGGATCGAGGTCGACGTCGAGGACACCCCCGACCTGCTGCCGACGATCGCGACGCTGGGCGCCGTCGCAGACGGCGACACGCGCATTACGAACGCCGAACACGTCCGCTACAAGGAGACCGACCGCGTGAGCGCGATGGCCGAGGAACTGGGCAAGCTGGGCGTCGAGACCACCGAGGAGCGCGACTCGCTGACGGTCCACGGCAGCGACTCCCGACTCGAGGGCGCGACGGTGCAGGGACGGGCCGACCACCGGATCATCATGGCGCTGGCGCTCGCCGGACTGGTCGCCGAGGGCGAAACGACGATCGAGGGGGCCGACCACGTCGACGTCTCGTTCCCCGGCTTCTTCGAACTGCTCGAGGAGTTGGGCGTCGCCCTCGAGCGCGACGGCGGGCAGTAG
- a CDS encoding prephenate dehydrogenase/arogenate dehydrogenase family protein — MDVLIVGAGAMGTWLGRAVDASVTFADVDADAAAAAADAVGDDADTAALEGTDSYDVVCIAVPMTHAVDAIADHADRAEAAIVDVSGVMGPPLEAMATHAPDVERASLHPLFAPERAPGSIAVVRDETGPTIDALLETLERRGNDLVETTATEHDDAMETVQAATHAAVLSFALATEPVPDGFETPIYEGLETLAEQMTEGTPRVYADIQEVFDGADAIADAAATVADADREELESLYQEAADRWQSDAATDSDEPNGRTESEMNGQPNSETNGGSTR, encoded by the coding sequence ATGGACGTACTGATCGTCGGCGCGGGGGCGATGGGGACGTGGCTCGGCCGTGCCGTAGACGCCTCGGTGACGTTCGCCGACGTCGACGCCGACGCCGCGGCCGCCGCCGCCGACGCGGTCGGGGACGACGCCGACACCGCGGCGCTCGAGGGGACCGACAGCTACGACGTAGTCTGCATCGCGGTGCCGATGACCCACGCCGTCGACGCGATCGCCGACCACGCCGACCGGGCCGAGGCGGCGATCGTCGACGTCTCCGGCGTGATGGGACCGCCCCTCGAGGCGATGGCGACGCACGCGCCCGACGTAGAGCGGGCGAGCCTCCACCCGCTGTTCGCGCCCGAGCGCGCGCCGGGATCGATCGCCGTCGTTCGCGACGAGACGGGGCCGACGATCGACGCACTGCTCGAGACCCTCGAGCGGCGGGGCAACGACCTCGTCGAGACGACGGCGACGGAACACGACGACGCGATGGAGACGGTTCAGGCGGCGACCCACGCCGCTGTCCTGTCGTTCGCGTTGGCCACGGAACCGGTCCCAGACGGCTTCGAGACGCCGATATACGAGGGACTGGAGACGTTGGCCGAGCAGATGACCGAGGGGACGCCCCGCGTCTACGCCGACATTCAGGAGGTCTTCGACGGCGCCGACGCGATCGCCGACGCCGCTGCGACGGTCGCCGACGCCGACCGCGAGGAACTCGAGTCCCTCTATCAGGAGGCGGCCGATCGGTGGCAGTCCGACGCGGCGACCGATTCCGACGAACCGAACGGCCGGACGGAAAGCGAAATGAACGGACAACCGAACAGCGAGACGAACGGAGGATCAACCCGATGA
- a CDS encoding LolA family protein produces the protein MNRRRFLTTGVGAGVALAGCVSYPSADDGPSSEALLRDAIETRRGLHDLRGRRTLTVETPSETVERTERVVRQPPAKQRLEVLESTDPDAPVGSVTVTNREMTWEYNPEEELVDLQFHGTKVDADRTLRVLEALLEDYRLGYEGTTTIDGRDAHVIETRPPVEETGRRLNLVVGDTTYAIPLSTDDLEDLEVSRTIAIDDEYRYPVRERNEVRDDGEIRYQLTVTYEDLAIDEGVESETFTYQPPADATVVTDGTKPEGIFDSIDEAESAVPYDLPEAVLPDAYLLDRITVVERDEEYGGVTTTLWYNDPNVVARELFIVVREQARFDPDVLEEIEIDGRTAYYRDGRIQSVFWDCDNLSYEVSSLVDGEPIREITASIGCP, from the coding sequence ATGAATCGTCGACGGTTTCTGACGACTGGCGTCGGCGCCGGCGTCGCGCTCGCCGGCTGCGTGAGCTATCCGTCCGCCGACGACGGCCCCTCGAGCGAGGCGCTGCTCCGCGACGCGATCGAGACGCGCCGCGGGCTGCACGATCTCAGGGGCCGTCGAACGCTGACGGTCGAAACCCCGTCGGAGACCGTCGAACGAACGGAGCGCGTCGTCCGGCAACCGCCGGCCAAGCAGCGCCTCGAGGTCCTCGAGTCGACCGATCCGGACGCGCCGGTCGGGTCGGTCACCGTGACTAACCGCGAGATGACCTGGGAGTACAACCCTGAGGAGGAGCTCGTCGACCTCCAGTTTCACGGCACCAAGGTCGACGCCGATCGGACGCTGCGGGTCCTCGAGGCCTTACTCGAGGACTACCGACTCGGCTACGAGGGGACGACGACCATCGATGGCCGGGACGCCCACGTCATCGAGACGCGGCCACCGGTCGAGGAGACGGGGCGGCGGCTCAATCTCGTCGTCGGCGATACGACCTACGCCATCCCGCTGTCGACCGACGATCTCGAGGACCTCGAGGTTTCCCGGACGATCGCTATCGACGACGAGTACCGGTATCCGGTCAGAGAGCGCAACGAGGTCCGCGACGACGGCGAGATCCGTTACCAGCTGACCGTCACCTACGAGGACCTCGCGATCGACGAGGGCGTCGAGTCGGAGACGTTCACCTACCAGCCGCCGGCCGACGCGACGGTCGTCACCGACGGGACGAAACCGGAGGGGATCTTCGACTCGATCGACGAGGCCGAGTCGGCTGTCCCCTACGACCTGCCGGAGGCGGTGCTCCCCGACGCCTACCTCCTCGATCGCATCACCGTCGTCGAGCGGGACGAGGAGTACGGCGGCGTGACGACGACGCTGTGGTACAACGATCCGAACGTCGTCGCGCGCGAGCTGTTCATCGTCGTCCGCGAACAGGCGCGGTTCGATCCGGACGTCCTCGAGGAGATCGAGATCGACGGCCGGACGGCCTACTACCGGGACGGCCGGATTCAGAGCGTCTTCTGGGACTGCGACAACCTGAGCTACGAGGTCTCGAGTCTGGTCGACGGCGAGCCGATCCGGGAGATCACGGCCTCGATCGGCTGTCCGTGA
- a CDS encoding M24 family metallopeptidase, producing MELDVDLAPLRERLETDGLDGYLIDDDASDADQRYVSGFTAPDPYQTLVTDDGVHLLVSGLEYGRATANSSADSVTRLSTYDYQDLVAEHGAYEAKSRALAAFLEDHGVESIAVPQNFPTGTADGLRERGLAVTVEPEGIVEDIRATKTDWELEQIRSSQRANEAAMARAEELIATADVEDGILVQDGEPLTSERVTEAIEITLLGHGCALDETIVACGADAADPHDRGSGPLAADELIVIDIFPRDKETGYFADMTRTFARGDPGEEARRRYEVTREAYEAALETVEAGATGAEVHGAACDVIEDAGYATLRSDPSTGTGFIHSTGHGVGLDIHEQPSVSPAGGELEPGHVISIEPGLYDPAVGGVRIEDLIVVTEDGYENLTDYRIGLEPRANN from the coding sequence ATGGAACTCGACGTCGACCTCGCCCCGTTGCGCGAGCGCCTCGAGACCGATGGGCTGGACGGCTATCTGATCGACGACGACGCTTCGGACGCCGACCAGCGGTACGTCTCCGGCTTCACGGCGCCGGACCCCTACCAGACGCTGGTCACCGACGACGGCGTTCACCTGCTCGTCTCGGGACTCGAGTACGGCCGCGCGACGGCGAACTCGAGCGCCGACTCCGTGACGCGGCTGTCGACTTACGACTACCAGGATCTCGTCGCCGAGCACGGCGCCTACGAGGCCAAGAGTCGCGCGCTCGCGGCGTTTCTCGAGGACCATGGCGTCGAATCGATCGCCGTCCCGCAGAACTTTCCGACGGGGACTGCGGACGGCCTCCGCGAGCGGGGACTCGCAGTGACGGTCGAACCCGAGGGGATCGTCGAGGACATCCGCGCGACGAAGACCGACTGGGAACTCGAGCAGATTCGGTCGAGTCAGCGGGCCAACGAGGCCGCGATGGCCCGCGCCGAGGAGCTGATCGCGACCGCCGACGTGGAGGACGGAATTCTGGTGCAGGACGGCGAGCCGCTGACCAGCGAGCGCGTCACGGAGGCGATCGAGATCACGCTGTTGGGCCACGGCTGCGCGTTAGACGAGACCATCGTCGCCTGCGGCGCCGACGCGGCCGATCCGCACGATCGGGGCAGCGGCCCCCTCGCGGCCGACGAACTCATCGTGATCGACATCTTCCCGCGGGACAAGGAGACGGGCTACTTCGCGGACATGACCCGGACCTTCGCCCGCGGCGATCCGGGCGAGGAGGCGCGGCGACGGTACGAGGTCACGCGGGAAGCCTACGAGGCCGCCCTCGAGACCGTCGAGGCCGGCGCCACCGGCGCTGAGGTCCACGGCGCGGCCTGCGACGTGATCGAGGACGCGGGCTACGCGACCCTTCGGAGCGATCCGAGCACTGGGACCGGCTTCATCCACAGCACTGGCCACGGCGTCGGGCTGGACATCCACGAACAGCCGAGCGTCTCGCCCGCCGGCGGCGAACTCGAGCCCGGCCACGTGATCTCGATCGAGCCTGGCCTCTACGACCCCGCCGTGGGCGGGGTGCGCATCGAGGACCTGATCGTCGTCACCGAGGACGGCTACGAGAACCTGACCGACTATCGCATCGGACTCGAGCCACGGGCGAACAACTGA
- a CDS encoding thiolase family protein encodes MAGNTPVIVSAVRAAQGKEDGALADVRSEDLSIPLVDEMLAETSLSSEDVDDLVWGCAQQREEQRTNIARQIALFSDLGENVPATTVDRQCASSAQAIIQAADSIRAGRQDAVIAGGVESMSRVKMGAAESGSMYPKLDEEYGMENLMMGQTAEKVAEEFDISREEQDEYGARSQQRAVEATEEGKFDDEIVPIETGDGVHDEDEGLRPGTTTEKLAELPTVFKEDGTVTPGNASQIADGAAGLMLTSREFAEENDLEIMAEVGTSYVAGVDPTIMGVGPVPATEGLLERAGREIDDYGLFEINEAFASQTIYSARELGIPMDRLNVNGGAIAIGHPLGCSGARLPVTLIHEMNREGVERGIATECVGFGQGAAIEFELP; translated from the coding sequence ATGGCAGGAAATACGCCGGTAATCGTTAGCGCTGTTAGGGCCGCACAGGGAAAGGAAGACGGTGCCCTCGCGGACGTTCGCAGCGAGGACCTCTCGATTCCGCTGGTCGACGAGATGCTCGCGGAGACGAGCCTCTCGAGCGAGGACGTCGACGACCTTGTCTGGGGCTGCGCCCAGCAACGCGAGGAGCAGCGGACCAACATCGCTCGCCAGATCGCGCTGTTCTCGGATCTGGGCGAGAACGTCCCCGCGACGACGGTCGACCGCCAGTGTGCCTCCTCGGCGCAGGCGATCATTCAGGCCGCGGACTCGATCCGGGCGGGCCGCCAGGACGCCGTCATCGCCGGCGGGGTCGAGAGCATGAGCCGCGTGAAGATGGGGGCCGCCGAGAGCGGATCGATGTACCCGAAACTCGACGAGGAGTACGGGATGGAGAACCTCATGATGGGCCAGACGGCCGAGAAGGTCGCCGAGGAGTTCGACATCAGCCGCGAGGAGCAGGACGAATACGGCGCCCGCAGCCAGCAGCGCGCGGTCGAAGCGACCGAGGAAGGCAAATTCGACGACGAGATCGTCCCCATCGAGACGGGGGACGGCGTCCACGACGAGGACGAGGGGCTGCGCCCCGGCACGACGACTGAAAAGCTCGCCGAACTGCCGACCGTCTTCAAGGAGGACGGCACCGTCACGCCCGGCAACGCCTCGCAGATCGCCGACGGCGCTGCCGGCCTCATGCTGACCAGCCGCGAGTTCGCCGAGGAGAATGATCTCGAGATCATGGCCGAGGTCGGCACCAGCTACGTCGCCGGTGTCGATCCCACGATCATGGGCGTCGGTCCCGTCCCTGCGACTGAGGGGCTGCTCGAGCGCGCCGGTCGCGAGATCGACGACTACGGGCTGTTCGAGATCAACGAGGCCTTCGCCAGCCAGACGATCTACTCCGCGCGCGAACTGGGGATTCCGATGGACCGACTGAACGTCAACGGCGGTGCGATCGCCATCGGCCATCCGCTGGGCTGTTCCGGCGCGCGGCTGCCCGTGACCCTGATCCACGAGATGAATC
- a CDS encoding NAD(P)/FAD-dependent oxidoreductase, whose protein sequence is MTRIGIVGAGAAAAAAAYAIEERDDTSASDDVSVTVLEKSGGLCGRAATRRRGDVTYDYGANYVKSDDERVVDLLTEALETDGLVDVTDPVWTFDSGGEIAEGRDADDHKWTYEAGLTQIAKRLFDRTDATIHRNTRVETIHREPAAGTWRLEDDAGDRWGPFDVLLLNPPAPQTADLLRSAEWDVDTDADAETGLRDRLADAVEAVPYRTIWTGVFHYPFELDVPYYALVNTDKTHEIGWIGREECKPGHVPDGESLLVVQANHEWSVDRYDDDPDATLEALAELTADLLGDERLLEPDWTDHQGWRYALPEDGVDREPVRAAEDVGLYCLGDWVAGEGRLHAALRNGLEVGEHVGEHTSN, encoded by the coding sequence ATGACACGGATCGGAATCGTCGGCGCGGGTGCAGCGGCGGCCGCCGCCGCGTACGCGATCGAGGAACGGGACGATACGTCCGCGAGCGACGACGTTTCGGTGACGGTCCTCGAGAAGTCCGGCGGCCTCTGCGGGCGCGCGGCCACCCGCCGGCGCGGGGACGTGACCTACGACTACGGCGCGAACTACGTCAAATCCGACGACGAGCGGGTCGTCGACCTGCTCACGGAGGCTCTCGAGACCGACGGGCTGGTCGACGTCACCGACCCGGTCTGGACGTTCGATAGCGGTGGTGAGATCGCCGAGGGTCGGGACGCCGACGACCACAAGTGGACCTACGAGGCGGGGCTGACCCAGATCGCCAAGCGTCTGTTCGACCGAACCGACGCGACGATCCACCGCAACACGCGCGTCGAGACGATCCATCGGGAGCCGGCCGCGGGGACGTGGCGCCTCGAGGACGACGCGGGCGACCGATGGGGGCCGTTCGACGTCCTCCTGTTGAACCCGCCGGCGCCCCAGACCGCCGACCTGCTGCGATCGGCCGAGTGGGACGTCGACACTGACGCTGACGCCGAGACTGGTCTTCGGGATCGCCTCGCCGACGCGGTCGAGGCCGTCCCCTACCGAACGATCTGGACGGGCGTGTTCCACTACCCGTTCGAACTCGACGTCCCCTACTACGCGCTCGTCAACACGGACAAGACCCACGAGATCGGGTGGATCGGCCGCGAGGAGTGCAAGCCGGGGCACGTCCCCGACGGCGAGTCGCTGCTCGTCGTTCAGGCCAACCACGAGTGGTCCGTCGACCGCTACGACGACGACCCCGACGCAACCCTCGAGGCCCTCGCCGAACTGACCGCCGATCTGCTGGGCGACGAGCGCCTGCTCGAGCCCGACTGGACGGACCACCAGGGCTGGCGCTACGCCTTGCCCGAGGACGGCGTCGATCGCGAACCGGTTCGGGCCGCCGAGGACGTAGGCCTGTACTGTCTCGGCGACTGGGTTGCCGGCGAGGGGCGACTCCACGCCGCGTTACGGAACGGGCTCGAGGTCGGGGAGCACGTCGGGGAGCATACGTCGAACTGA